The following is a genomic window from Gloeocapsa sp. DLM2.Bin57.
CTGTCATGACCACAAAAAAGCGATCATCTCCTGTAGCTTGAATTACCCCTCCTGTTTCCGTGGTTTGATAAGTAATGTTTACCGATACTGGAGTTATAAAAGTACCTTTCATAGTTGCACCAGAAGCAGAAATAATCATAAAAGTATTTCCCTCTATTTCTACCTTTCCTGGGGTGTGCATAATCCAGGTATTATCTTGAAAATAATCGTTATCTACAGCACCCATTAAGCGATCGACTACCACGAATAATCCAGGTACTCCAGCTACTCCACTATAATCTACAGCAAAAGTTCTTAATGCGGTAATCCCCAAAGGAAGAGCGCTATCAGGTTTAAAGACATTATTGGTTTTCAGGGTGATTATACCCGAACCATTGGGATTAGCTTGCCAAAAAATTGGCTCTGCAGATTCCCAAAAAGCCCCCTGAGACAGCATCAGAACGTTTTCGTTTTCAGGTTCGGGTAGATCTGGTCCTGAAATTGCCCAGCGTTCCCCTAAACCCCAGATCCGAAAACTACCCACATCGGGATAAGACCAAGAAGCACCTAGGGGATTACGTTTAAGATAGATACTGCTGACAAAGTCGTTTTCATCCCGCCATTGATTACGCCAGGTTACAAAACCTCTGACTGAATCAGCCTGTACCCTAGGTATCAATCTAGCAGGATTTTCGGCTCTGATTCCTTCAGGATAACCCGTGAGAGCGTAGATAGCTAGATGAGGTTGATGATTATCTATACCAAAATTGCCTACGCCATTCGTAGTAAAGTACTCGTCAAATACCCATAATGCAGCGGGGAGAAATTCTGCAGGTGTGGTTTGCCAACTCAATACTAATAAATCTCCCGTTGGTGCAATGCGATGTCTTCCATAAGCTGGTACAGACACTTCTTGACCTTGTTTAACCATACGATTGAGATAATGAGGAATAACCCAAACTAAGGGAGAATTAGTAGTTAAATCTTGACCTAAAACCTCTTGATAAGCGTGGAAAAAAGGTAAAATACCGTTTAGGGATTCACGAGTATATAAATCTCCCTCTGTCCCAAAACCGCGATCGCCTAAAGCTGTATGGAGATATCTTTGTACATTCCTTCTGGCAATTTCTACCTGTTTACTAGACTCGGATGACTCCCCTAAAGTAGCTAAAGCTGCTAATCCGGCTGCTCCTCTAGCTCTTGCATTCCAATTACTCCAAGCATTACCATTCCAACCCCTTTGGTGAGTATCTCCATTGAGTAGTTTAGTAGTTTCTGTCTCTAACCAGGTGGTTAAACGATTAATTTGTGTTTCGTCCCAATATTGATAACATAAATCATAGGCTAATGTTATTCCTTGGGTAATGGTTGATTTTTCTAATAATCTAGGTCCGGGATTATTTAAGGTATTTTCGACTATTTCCCAGGCTTTAGCCGCTGATTCGGGTTCATCGTTGATTAAGGCGAGAAAACAATGACTAGCTGCGTGAGAGCCCCCATTAGGTGCGATTCCCTCGTAATAGATTTCACTTTCTAAAGCTTCAGACAACCTGTTCATGATTTGTTGTCCAAATTCTGTTTGGATTTTAGCGCGAATTGCGGGTATTTCTTCTCTACGAAAAATTAAGCGTGGATGTTCACCTTTGGTTATAGGTTGGTGATTGGGGATTGGTTGAGAAGAATGATTCTTAACTATTCCTGTAACTGGTCCTCTTACGGGTACTCGATTAAAATCCCCTGCGTAACTACCGATTAATTTTCCGTCAAGGGGTATCAATTCGATGATATAATCGGCTGTGGCTGTTTCTTCTGGTGTCCAGGGTGAAGATTGTACAGCTAATTTAACCTTCAGACGCCAGATATTTTCTGTTGCTAAGACTTCTACTGTTCCTAAATGATCTAAATCTTGATGAAAACTCGGTGCGTAACCCCAAGCTGTGGATTGACATTCACCGCGCGAGCAGGTTAAATCAACGGTAATAGTTTGATAAACTCTTTCTCCTGACCAATCTTTCCACAAGCCATTTCTTAAATTTAAACTAATGTCCCCAGAAAGTTTTTCTAGTTCAATTTTCTGCTGAGTTTCTGCAGTAGTTCCTGTGATTAATAAGCTGACAATTGCTATTAAACCATAACCAATTTTTACTCTTTTCCCCATAAAGCTAATCCCCCTTCTCTACCTCGGGCAGCTAAGATTTCTTCGGTTATTAAAAAGTAGCTAAAAAAAGCTTGTTTGGCAACTCTTTCTTGTTGGAATTTCATTTCTTTTTCTTGACCTTTTCCTAAATAACTTTGATAAATGTTCTTATTAAATAGCCCTAGATTAATTCTGGTAAAATCAAAAGCAAGAATATTTTTAGGACTAAGAAATTTAACTGGTCCTGTTAAAGTAAGATTAATTCCAGCTAAATTAACAGTATTATTTACACCTATATTTGCTTCAGAATAAGTTAGATAGATCTTCACAAATGGGGGTATATATTTACCCGCACCGAGAATTACTCCCGCTTTTTGACGAGTTTTCTGAGTTCCTGTGATAAAACAGAGACGCCATTTACCGATTAACTGTTGATATTGATAACTCTGTTGTTTTTGTCTATTATTTTTTTCAGCTAATAGTAAAGCTTCAACAACTTTGTCAGGAGTTGGTTTAGATGAGAGATTCTTAGTTACTCCTTGACTTGCTTGATTTAAAATATTATTCATTAATATACCTGAGATTTTTTCATTAGGGAATAGGAAAATGAAAAATGAACAATTAAGAATGTAAAATTATTAAACTAAGTGGGAAGGTCACCCTTCCGACTCGTCTTCAAAACCCATTGACACTCCCGGAGCTAAATGCTACCGCATTATAACGGGAGATTCTTGTTTCATTGCCTTTTATCTAGATACAGCATAGAGGTGATCACCACATTTTATAAAGCCCCAGCTGCAGTTTGATCAAGAATACCAAAACCAAGGTGACTAGTAAGATTCATAGCTTGTAAAACAGGTTTACCTTCACTTCCTTGGGGATAATCAATGACAGTCACTGCGCCATTACCCTGTTTAATATTCCAAAAATTAGCAGGATTTAAACCTAATAAAGCACAAATAATCACTTTATTAATAGCATCATGAGCTACAACTATACCGACTTGAGGCTCAGCAGCGCTACTTTTAGTTTTAACTATATTTTGCCAACAGGCGATCGCTCTTGTCCAAACCTGAGTTAAATTCTCTCCTTCTGGCATTTGCACGGTTTCGGGGGTATCCTTCCAAGCTTGTAACAAGCCAGGGTAATCAGCTTCTATTTCAGTTTCTAACTTACCTTCCCAAAGACCGTGACAAATTTCTACCAAATCAGCAAAAGTTTCTAAGATAAGATGGGGGTGATGCTGTAAAATAATCTCAGCGGTTTCTTTAGGACGTAACATCGGACTAGAAATAGCGAAAGTCAAGGGAACATCTTTGAGAAACTCTCCTGTGAGTCTTCCTTGTTCCCTACCTTTTTCATTAAGGGGAATATCTTTGATACCTTGAAAACGTCCTGCGCGATTCCATTCTGTCTCACCGTGACGCACTAATAAGAGACGTAGGGGATTTTGGGGCGATCGCGTCGGGGGAATAGCGACACCTAAATGAGCAGTTTGATTAAGAGATTCTAGTTGTACGGGGTCTCCCCATTTACCAGTAAAGTTTAAGATATTAATACAGCAATTAGATTGTTGCAGAGAGTGATAATATTCAGGATCAATACCTAGTGCACTCATAATCAAACAACGGTTAATCCCATTGTGTGCCACGATCACAATAGTTTCTCCCTCGTGTTGAGGTAAGGTTTCTTGCCAGAAATTCTCAGCTTGTTGATATAGTGATAAAACAGGGAAAAATTCCTCACTACCTTCGGGAGTTACTCTAGTCATAGTCAACTGTTGCGGTTGAGTTTTCCAGGTATGATAATCTTGAGCAAATTGTTGCTCTACATCTGTCTTAACCATGTTTTCCCATTGAGGTAGATCGATTTCTCGCAGTTTTTCTAGGGATTTAAGGGTAGGAGAATTAGCTAAACAACCTTGGATAATTTGGGCTGTACTCAAAGCCCGTTGTAATGGGCTACAATAAATAGCACTTAGTGAGTAATTTTTCAGGGTTTCTCCTAGTATTTGGGCGTCTTGTTCACCTTTACGGGTTAACACAGATTTGTCACTACGCCCTTGTATGCGTTTTTGGACGTTATAGTTACTTTGACCGTGACGGACAATAATTACGCGAGTAGTCAATCTTTTACCCCCTAGTTTTAGGCTCAATGCTTTTGACCAAATTTTACCAGAAATAATGAGTACTTACTTTTCTAAATAATGTTTATACTCCGCTATCTAATTCCTTTTGTTACTCCTGAAGTCAATCAATGGTCTCATCACGCTCGTTTTTTACATTGGTTGACTTTTATTTGGTTGTTGATTGGTTTAGTCAGTCTCTATTCGGCTTCTTCGGCTGAGGGTTATGTTAATTTCGATGACAGTCTATATTATTTAAAAAGACAGTTAATTTGGTTCGCGATTGGGGGTATCTTATTTAATGTGATTGTTAGAACTCCTATTAAGCAGATTTTGGATTTTGCTCCCTGGGGTTTTTTAATTGTCTTGGTTTTAATTACTCTGACTTTTGTACCTGGATTGGGTACAACTGTTTATGGTGCGACTCGTTGGTTGTCTTTAAAATTTATCGTGATTCAACCTTCGGAATTGATTAAACCTTGGTTGGTTTTACAATGTGCTGTACTATTTGCTAATTGGCTGAAAATTAAACCTTGGAAACGTATCTTCTGGATCTGTTTATTTGGGATACTTTTACTACTAATTTTAAAACAACCTAATTTAAGTACTACGGCTTTGTGTGGGATGGGATTCTGGTTAATCGCTTTGGCTGCGGGGTTACCTGGAGGTTATTTGGGGGGAACAGCGATCGCGGGGTTAATCATGGCTTTGATTAGTATCAGTTTACAAAGTTATCAACGGATGAGAATAACGTCTTTTCTTGATCCTTGGGCTGATCCTTTGGGAAACGGTTATCAATTGGTACAGAGTCTTTTAGCGATAGGATCAGGGAAAATCTGGGGAACAGGTTTAGGTTTATCTCAACAAAAATTGTTTTATCTACCGATTCAATCTACAGATTTTATTTTTGCTGTTTTTGCTGAAGAGTTTGGTTTCGTAGGTAGTATTTTATTGTTAATTTTACTGAGTATTTATGCTACAGTAGCTTTTCGTGTGGCTACTAAATCTCAAGACAGAATCAATGCTTTAATCGCGATCGGGGTAATGGTTTTTATGGTTGGACAATCAATACTTCATATTGGAGTTGCTACAGGAGTTTTACCAACTACCGGTTTACCTCTACCTTTGTTTAGTTATGGTGGTAGTTCTATGGTTTCTAGTTTATTTCTAGCAGGATTATTAGTGAGAGTAGCTAGAGAGTCTAGTCAAGCTGAGGTTATTTCTCTAAGGTGATACTGCTGGTGTTATCCTTACTCACGATACCAATCGGTTACCCCTCCTGGTTTATCAATGAGAGTGATTCCTGCTTTTTGCAACTCATCCCGAAGGCGATCGCTTTCGGCGTAGTTTTTCTGTTTACGGGCTTCTTGACGTTGTTGAATAATAGCTTCTATGTCAGCATCGGTTAAACCTGTTGGGGTTACTTCTGTTTTAGTCTCAAGGATAAAGCCTAATACTCCGGCTAACTCAACTAAAGTCGCCCATTGTTGTTGTAAATCTTCTAGGGGTATAGTAGTTTCCCCCTGGTGTCGGAGTAAATTACCTTGTTTGCGTAATTCTTTGGCTATTTCAAAAACAATAGCTAATCCTTCAGAGAAATTAAAATCATCATCAACCGCCTCTTGGAAACGTTGAGCAATTTCTGGGATAATCGTTAAAGAGGGTAATTGCCAGTTTAAATTACTTCCCAATAATAAACCTTCTTGAAGGGTTTGCCATCCCGCTTCAGCAGCGTTTAAAGCTTCGCTAGTAAAGTCAATAGGTTTGCGATAATGGGCTTGAAGAATGAATAAACGCACCGCCATCGGATCTACAGGACGAGCCAATAAATCCCTAATAGTGGTAAAATTCCCTAGAGATTTAGACATTTTTTCCCCATCAACTTTGACCATACCATTATGTAGCCAATAGTTAGCTAGGGGTTTACCAGTTACTGCTTCTGATTGGGCGATTTCGTTTTCATGATGTGGGAAAATTAAATCATTGCCTCCCACGTGGATATCGATAGTTTCTCCAAGGTATTCTTTTACCATAGCTGAACATTCGATATGCCAGCCAGGGCGACCTTTTCCCCAGGATGAATCCCAAGAGGGTTCACCTGGTTTAGCACTTTTCCAGAGAGCAAAATCAAAAGGGTTCTTTTTTTTAGCTTCTTCTGTTGCTTCTATTCTACCACTAGCCCCTGCTTGTAAATCCTCTAATTTACGACCTGAAAGCTTACCATAATCTGTAAATTTATCTACAGCGTAATAAACATCCCCATTTGCTTGATAAGCGTAACCGTTAATTTCTAGTTGAGTGATTAAATTTTTGATCCCATCGAGACTATGGGTTGCTCTGGGGTAAACATCGGCTTTGTTAATCTTGAGACTCTCCATATCAGCGAAATAAGCTTCAATAAACCTTTCTGCTACCGCTTCCATCGATGTACCTTCTAATCTAGCTCGATTGAGGATTTTATCGTCTATATCGGTGAAATTCTGGATATATTGAACTTTGTACCCGCGCCATTGTAAATAATTCCGTACTACATCCCAGATTAAACAAGTACGCGCGTGACCTAAATGACAATAATCGTAAACAGTTATACCACAGCAATACATACGCACCCGCTGAGGTTCGATAGATTGAAAAGCTTCTTTATGACGAGTCAGAGTATTATAGATAGTTAAGGTCATCAGTAGTTCCCAAAGCAAATGACTAACTCTATACCATATCTAGACTATTGGCGAAAAAGACAACAAAGGCAACAAGAATATCACCAGAAGCTAGCCAAAGCAGCTAGAGAGAAGGTACAAGAGATCGCCGAGTTATTAATTGCAGAATATCCCATTCAAAAGATTATTTTATTTGGTTCTTTGGTAAAAGGCAACTTTCACGCCGAATCAGATCTTGATTTAGCCGTAGCAGGTATTCCTGAGAGTCTTTATTTTGAAGCCTTAGCCAAAGTTAATCATATCAGCGATCGCCCTGTAGATTTAAAACCTCTAGAATCTCTAGATGAACATTTTCTCAAGAAAGTAATAGCAACAGGAGAGTGTATCTATGCGTCAGATGACAGCGACACAATTACGGGAGATTATCACAGACATCAACAGTGAAATCGACAAAATCAGTGTTTTACAGGTACAAATTCAGTTTATCCAAACAGAAATACCTAAAAATCCCCAACTTGAGGCTATTTTCTGGGAAAGTTTAGCCTTAAAATTGCATAACTTTTATACAGGTTGTGAACGAATCTTTCAGATTATTGCCTCTGAACTCAATGGAGGGTTACCATCGGGCTATGATTGGCATCGACGTCTCTTAACTCGGATGAGTACAGAACAAGATCATCGTCCCCCTGTTTTAAGTAAAGAAAACGCCCGTTTATTAGAAGAATACCTCAGTTTTCGCCATGTTGTGAGAAATATTTACGGATTTGAACTAGATCCAGTCAGATTACAACGTTTAGCTGATAACTACTCTCACACTTGGACATTATTTAAGGAAGATATTAGTGACATACTCCTACACCGAATCAAAGATTATGGTGTAGGCTTCTTATCTTTCACCTTAAGAGATGATTGACCGTTTTTGAGTGAGGCGATGCCCATCCCCACTTTTTTAATTA
Proteins encoded in this region:
- a CDS encoding cysteine--tRNA ligase, giving the protein MTLTIYNTLTRHKEAFQSIEPQRVRMYCCGITVYDYCHLGHARTCLIWDVVRNYLQWRGYKVQYIQNFTDIDDKILNRARLEGTSMEAVAERFIEAYFADMESLKINKADVYPRATHSLDGIKNLITQLEINGYAYQANGDVYYAVDKFTDYGKLSGRKLEDLQAGASGRIEATEEAKKKNPFDFALWKSAKPGEPSWDSSWGKGRPGWHIECSAMVKEYLGETIDIHVGGNDLIFPHHENEIAQSEAVTGKPLANYWLHNGMVKVDGEKMSKSLGNFTTIRDLLARPVDPMAVRLFILQAHYRKPIDFTSEALNAAEAGWQTLQEGLLLGSNLNWQLPSLTIIPEIAQRFQEAVDDDFNFSEGLAIVFEIAKELRKQGNLLRHQGETTIPLEDLQQQWATLVELAGVLGFILETKTEVTPTGLTDADIEAIIQQRQEARKQKNYAESDRLRDELQKAGITLIDKPGGVTDWYRE
- a CDS encoding nucleotidyltransferase domain-containing protein, whose translation is MTNSIPYLDYWRKRQQRQQEYHQKLAKAAREKVQEIAELLIAEYPIQKIILFGSLVKGNFHAESDLDLAVAGIPESLYFEALAKVNHISDRPVDLKPLESLDEHFLKKVIATGECIYASDDSDTITGDYHRHQQ
- a CDS encoding cell division protein FtsW, with product MMFILRYLIPFVTPEVNQWSHHARFLHWLTFIWLLIGLVSLYSASSAEGYVNFDDSLYYLKRQLIWFAIGGILFNVIVRTPIKQILDFAPWGFLIVLVLITLTFVPGLGTTVYGATRWLSLKFIVIQPSELIKPWLVLQCAVLFANWLKIKPWKRIFWICLFGILLLLILKQPNLSTTALCGMGFWLIALAAGLPGGYLGGTAIAGLIMALISISLQSYQRMRITSFLDPWADPLGNGYQLVQSLLAIGSGKIWGTGLGLSQQKLFYLPIQSTDFIFAVFAEEFGFVGSILLLILLSIYATVAFRVATKSQDRINALIAIGVMVFMVGQSILHIGVATGVLPTTGLPLPLFSYGGSSMVSSLFLAGLLVRVARESSQAEVISLR
- a CDS encoding histidine phosphatase family protein, with translation MTTRVIIVRHGQSNYNVQKRIQGRSDKSVLTRKGEQDAQILGETLKNYSLSAIYCSPLQRALSTAQIIQGCLANSPTLKSLEKLREIDLPQWENMVKTDVEQQFAQDYHTWKTQPQQLTMTRVTPEGSEEFFPVLSLYQQAENFWQETLPQHEGETIVIVAHNGINRCLIMSALGIDPEYYHSLQQSNCCINILNFTGKWGDPVQLESLNQTAHLGVAIPPTRSPQNPLRLLLVRHGETEWNRAGRFQGIKDIPLNEKGREQGRLTGEFLKDVPLTFAISSPMLRPKETAEIILQHHPHLILETFADLVEICHGLWEGKLETEIEADYPGLLQAWKDTPETVQMPEGENLTQVWTRAIACWQNIVKTKSSAAEPQVGIVVAHDAINKVIICALLGLNPANFWNIKQGNGAVTVIDYPQGSEGKPVLQAMNLTSHLGFGILDQTAAGAL